The DNA region TATGGCCTCAGAATAAAAGAGAAAGGTCTCAGAGAGATGTACATGAGGACAAGAAATGTGGGGTTTGGTGAAGAGGTAAGAAGAAGAATAATGATCGGAACCTTCACCCTCAGTGCTGCCTATTACGAAGCTTACTTCAACAAAGCAATGAAGGTGAGAAGGAAAATTTCAGACGAACTCAACGAAGTGCTTTCTCGGTACGATGCAATTCTCACTCCCACCTCTCCCGTAACCGCCTTCAAGATCGGCGAAATAAAAGACCCACTCACCTATTACCTGATGGACATATTCACCATACCGGCAAACCTTGCAGGTCTTCCGGCGATCAGTGTACCGTTTGGGTTTTCCAACAACCTGCCTGTGGGTGTTCAAGTGATCGGAAAGAGGTTCGCGGATGGAAAGGTCTTCAGAATAGCAAGGGCTATCGAGAAGAACTCGCCGTACAACGAAAACGGCATGTTCCCTCTCCCGGAGGTGAAAGCATGAGATACAGGCCGGTCATAGGACTCGAGATACACGTTCAGCTTTCAACGAAGACCAAAGCGTTCTGCTCCTGTCCAGCAGACGTCTTTGAACTTCCGCCGAACACGGCAATCTGTCCTGTCTGCACGGGCCAGCCAGGTGCACTTCCCGTTCCCAGTGAGGAGATGATCAGGTTCGCTGTCAAGACTGCTCTTGCTCTGAACTG from Thermotoga sp. includes:
- a CDS encoding amidase, with product VAERFEEALKLLEGLGAKVERVKIPHIRYSVATYYVIAPAEASSNLARFDGVKYGLRIKEKGLREMYMRTRNVGFGEEVRRRIMIGTFTLSAAYYEAYFNKAMKVRRKISDELNEVLSRYDAILTPTSPVTAFKIGEIKDPLTYYLMDIFTIPANLAGLPAISVPFGFSNNLPVGVQVIGKRFADGKVFRIARAIEKNSPYNENGMFPLPEVKA